One segment of Carcharodon carcharias isolate sCarCar2 chromosome 16, sCarCar2.pri, whole genome shotgun sequence DNA contains the following:
- the LOC121288961 gene encoding dynein light chain Tctex-type protein 2B: protein MLFSLGLQKIIRDLLPSLFSRIDIQFTMSAKQMPLSQEALAQFNQSLSGHVLGLHPRASSISTRRSSQSIDLYASKHHLHLKNMDGRPHIPSRRNSITSNFNVPFSCKGSVMQGKRHSMSWMTSGQVSFSGLPLYQPIREVKCENTYKAQPDEGCKFDPYKVQRILEGALSSYLADNKYNPVTCVQLVQSLTDHIRLKVKDINAPRYKLVCNVMLGQLNDQGILIISRCLWDTMTDNYATATFKNSSLFAVATVYGVYFE, encoded by the coding sequence ATCGATATACAGTTTACCATGTCTGCCAAGCAAATGCCTTTATCCCAAGAGGCTTTAGCTCAGTTCAATCAGTCTCTGTCTGGGCATGTTTTGGGGCTGCATCCTCGTGCAAGCTCCATTTCTACTCGCAGAAGTTCCCAGTCAATAGATCTTTATGCCAGCAAGCATCATCTGCATCTGAAGAACATGGATGGAAGACCCCATATCCCATCCAGAAGGAACTCCATTACAAGTAATTTCAATGTGCCTTTTTCTTGCAAAGGCTCCGTGATGCAAGGCAAAAGGCATTCCATGAGCTGGATGACCTCTGGTCAAGTCAGTTTCTCTGGATTGCCTCTGTATCAACCTATCAGGGAGGTGAAGTGCGAAAATACTTACAAAGCCCAGCCAGATGAAGGTTGCAAGTTTGATCCCTACAAGGTCCAGAGGATCTTGGAGGGAGCTCTTTCAAGCTACTTGGCTGACAATAAATATAATCCTGTAACATGTGTACAGCTAGTGCAGAGTTTGACAGACCATATCAGGTTGAAAGTGAAAGATATCAATGCCCCTAGATATAAGCTGGTCTGCAACGTGATGCTGGGCCAGCTCAACGATCAGGGAATACTAATCATCAGCCGTTGTCTGTGGGATACAATGACTGACAATTATGCAACAGCTACTTTCAAGAATTCTTCACTTTTTGCTGTTGCAACTGTGTATGGTGTATATTTTGAATAA
- the plk3 gene encoding serine/threonine-protein kinase PLK3: MSSEAQKAPSGGCPHPKVARERTDLCRMVTAPKTGKCYCRGRLLGKGGFARCYEMVDLSNNRIYAVKVIPHSRVSKPHQKDKIEKEIELHKSLSNKHIVKFYHNFEDDENIYIFLEHCSHKSLAHILKARRTLTEPEVRYYLRQIILGLKYLHARDILHRDLKLGNFFVNDNMEVKVGDFGLATKLLPVDQRKRTICGTPNYLAPEVLNKQGHGPEADIWSLGCVMYTMLFGRPPFETSDLKDTYRCIRAVEYTMPSLFSVAAKDLVGSILKKNPEQRPTLDEVMNHDFFTKGFIPDVLHPSSCLMVPELNSPTPTKNFFKKFTEAFFRKKNSKDTKTICVEKDDISKLAADLVKTSIHRQTSYKTENATECTFPTGQTANSFPKETAEEGSQKSTIEPAGANCETAEEGPIAQQMADSATHVLKSCLSAMPSVKKNPVGHSLHRSKPFLWVTKWVDYSNKYGFGYQLSNRSIGVLFNDGTHMSLSADRRNVYYYLNNNQHFSFSASAIPEQLEKQMTIVQYFANYMEENLMEGGDLPRTFLEDCHDPSLFLLQWVKTDHSLLMLFSNGTLQVNFYHDHTKLILCKADHSYLLTYINKDRVAYTYKLSTIMELGCSQELYNRLTYTLKLLQQQKADS; the protein is encoded by the exons ATGAGTTCGGAAGCTCAGAAAGCTCCGAGTGGTGGCTGCCCGCACCCTAAAGTTGCGCGGGAGAGAACTGATTTGTGCCGGATGGTTACAGCTCCCAAGACCGGCAAATGTTACTGTCGAGGGCGGCTGCTCGGAAAG GGTGGCTTTGCAAGATGCTATGAAATGGTTGATCTCTCCAATAACAGAATATATGCAGTTAAAGTTATTCCACATTCCAGAGTGTCAAAACCTCACCAGAAAGATAAG ATTGAGAAGGAAATTGAACTCCACAAATCCCTGTCCAATAAACACATCGTGAAATTCTACCATAACTTTGAAGATGATGAAAATATTTATATCTTTCTAGAGCATTGCAGTCACAAG TCATTAGCACATATATTGAAAGCAAGAAGAACGTTAACAGAGCCAGAAGTTCGGTATTACCTCAGACAGATTATCTTGGGCCTCAAGTACCTCCATGCTCGGGATATCCTTCATAGAGACCTCAAACTAG GTAATTTCTTTGTTAATGACAACATGGAAGTGAAAGTTGGAGACTTTGGCTTGGCAACTAAGCTTCTACCAGTTGACCAGAGGAAGAg GACTATCTGTGGTACCCCAAACTATCTGGCACCTGAAGTACTAAACAAACAAGGTCATGGTCCTGAGGCTGACATCTGGTCTTTGGGTTGTGTAAT GTACACCATGTTGTTTGGCCGGCCACCATTTGAGACCTCTGACCTTAAAGACACCTACAGATGTATTCGAGCAGTTGAGTACACCATGCCGTCATTGTTTTCAGTTGCTGCAAAGGATCTTGTTGGTAGCATCCTGAAGAAGAATCCAGAACAACGGCCTACTCTGGATGAAGTTATGAACCATGACTTTTTCACAAAA GGCTTTATACCTGATGTGCTCCACCCAAGCAGCTGCCTAATGGTTCCAGAACTGAATAGCCCAACACCTACCAAAAACTTCTTCAAAAAGTTTACAGAGGCTTTCTTTAGGAAAAAGAACTCAAAAG ATACTAAAACCATCTGTGTGGAGAAGGATGATATTTCCAAGCTTGCTGCAGATCTTGTGAAGACCTCCATCCACAGACAGACGAGCTATAAAACTGAAAATGCAACAGAG TGTACGTTTCCTACTGGTCAAACTGCAAACTCCTTTCCTAAGGAAACTGCAGAAGAAGGATCACAAAAATCTACCATTGAACCAGCTGGTGCCAACTGTGAAA CTGCTGAAGAGGGTCCCATAGCTCAGCAAATGGCAGATTCTGCTACCCATGTTCTCAAAAGCTGTCTTTCAGCCATGCCATCAG TGAAAAAGAACCCAGTAGGACACAGCCTACATAGGTCCAAACCCTTCTTGTGGGTCACCAAATGGGTTGACTACTCCAATAAATATGGTTTTGGATATCAGTTGTCTAATCGCAGTATTGGTGTCCTGTTCAATGATGGAACTCATATGAGCCTCTCTGCAGACCGAAG GAAtgtgtattattacctcaataaCAACCAGCATTTTTCCTTCTCTGCCTCTGCAATTCCGGAGCAGCTAGAGAAACAGATGACAATTGTCCAGTATTTTGCCAACTACATGGAGGAAAATTTGATGGAG GGAGGTGATTTGCCCAGGACATTCCTTGAAGATTGCCATGATCCATCTTTATTCCTGTTGCAGTGGGTTAAAACTGATCATTCGCTATTGATGCTGTTCAGCAATGGCACTTTACAG GTTAACTTCTATCATGATCACACAAAGCTCATTCTATGCAAAGCAGACCATTCTTACCTGCTTACATACATCAACAAGGATCGTGTTGCCTACACATACAAACTGAGCACCATAATGGAACTGGGCTGTTCACAAGAACTCTACAATCGTCTGACATATACACTGAAACTGTTACAGCAGCAGAAGGCAGATTCTTGA